The Prevotella melaninogenica genome window below encodes:
- a CDS encoding ParB/RepB/Spo0J family partition protein, with translation MAVQKKYNRNAKTNALGRGLDALISTEAVSTQGSSTINEVALDQIEANPNQPRREFDPVALEELANSIRELGLVQPITLRQVDDNRFQIIAGERRWRASQLAGLKAVPAYIRTIKDENVMELALVENIQREDLNAIEIALAYEHLLEKSGMTQERVAERVGKSRAAIANYLRLLKLPALVQMGLQKKEIDMGHARALLSLDSPSLQLKLYREILKNGYSVRKVEELCQQLNNGEDIQSAKKKISARTRLPEEFNILKQRLSSFFDTKVQMSCNADGKGKISIPFASEEELLHIMEVMDKMK, from the coding sequence ATGGCTGTACAAAAGAAATATAATCGAAACGCAAAGACCAATGCCCTCGGCCGTGGTCTGGATGCCTTAATATCTACTGAAGCTGTCAGTACACAAGGAAGTTCTACCATCAACGAGGTTGCCTTAGACCAAATTGAAGCGAATCCTAACCAACCTCGTCGAGAATTCGACCCTGTTGCGTTGGAAGAGTTGGCTAACAGTATTCGTGAATTAGGACTCGTTCAGCCAATTACCTTACGTCAGGTAGACGATAACCGTTTCCAGATTATTGCTGGTGAGCGCCGTTGGCGTGCCAGTCAGTTGGCAGGCTTGAAAGCTGTTCCAGCCTATATCCGTACGATTAAGGACGAGAATGTAATGGAGTTGGCGCTGGTTGAGAATATCCAGCGTGAGGACTTGAATGCGATTGAGATTGCTTTGGCTTACGAACATCTGCTTGAAAAGAGCGGAATGACACAGGAGCGTGTAGCAGAGCGTGTGGGTAAAAGCCGTGCTGCTATTGCTAACTACCTTCGTTTGTTGAAGCTTCCTGCATTGGTACAGATGGGTCTGCAAAAGAAAGAAATAGACATGGGACACGCTCGTGCATTGCTTTCTTTGGATAGTCCTTCACTGCAATTGAAACTCTATCGTGAGATTTTAAAGAACGGATATAGTGTTCGCAAGGTTGAAGAACTGTGTCAGCAACTCAATAACGGAGAAGATATCCAGAGTGCAAAGAAGAAGATTTCTGCTCGAACTCGCCTTCCAGAGGAGTTTAATATCCTCAAGCAGCGACTCTCATCATTCTTCGATACGAAGGTACAGATGAGTTGTAATGCTGATGGAAAGGGGAAGATTAGTATTCCGTTCGCATCAGAAGAGGAATTACTTCACATCATGGAAGTGATGGATAAGATGAAGTAA
- a CDS encoding RelA/SpoT family protein, with the protein MDKDNIEVKEIDYEKMVDDAFQHLIDTYLASRHRKKVDIITKAFNFARQAHKGVRRLSGEPYIMHPIAVAQIACEEMGLGATSICAALLHDVVEDTDYTVEDMENIFGPKIAQIVDGLTKISGGIFGEQASAQAENFKKLLLTMSDDIRVILIKICDRLHNMRTLASQPASKQYKIAGETLYIYAPLANRLGLNKIKTELEDLSFRYEHPDAYASIEKKLASTQAQRDTLFEQFTAPIRAELDKMGFEYELKARVKSPYSIWNKMQNKHVTFEEIYDILAVRIIYKPKSPDEEINNCFQIYVAISQIYKSHPDRLRDWVNHPKANGYQALHVTLISAKGRWIEVQIRSEHMNELAEQGFAAHWKYKDGGEITEDEGELNEWLSTIKEILDDPQPDAMDFLDAIKLNLFASEIFVFTPKGEIKTMPAGCTALDFAFQIHTFLGSHCIGAKVNHKLVPLSHKLNSGDQVEILTSMSQHVNPSWINFVSTAKAKAKIQAILRRESRELQKAGEEQLSKWLKAHDLEMTTATLDKLCELHDLHKHDSLFLAVGDKTVILGDTDLNELRGKSKSEKTVTSRGWRRYVPFLKSNGKKTTESVEAKDTENTEGLIVVTKELNRKKPIFINEENIHRYLFPHCCHAIPGDDILGYIDNKNHIEIHKRACPVAAKLKASYGGRILDAKWDMHRRLFFDATIEIRGIDRSGMLHDISDVLSDQLGINIRKITISSDNGIFEGTIEMQVHDRKDVQFIVESMKNIKDVQEVLEVL; encoded by the coding sequence ATGGACAAGGACAATATTGAAGTTAAGGAGATTGACTATGAGAAGATGGTAGATGATGCCTTTCAGCATCTTATTGATACCTATCTTGCTTCACGTCATCGAAAAAAGGTTGATATCATTACCAAGGCTTTCAACTTCGCACGCCAAGCGCATAAGGGTGTGCGCCGACTCTCGGGCGAACCTTATATCATGCACCCTATTGCCGTTGCCCAGATTGCTTGTGAAGAGATGGGACTTGGAGCAACGAGTATCTGTGCAGCCCTCTTACATGATGTCGTAGAAGATACCGACTATACAGTGGAAGATATGGAAAATATTTTCGGTCCTAAGATTGCACAAATCGTTGACGGACTAACCAAGATTTCTGGTGGTATCTTTGGCGAACAGGCTTCAGCACAAGCTGAGAATTTCAAGAAGCTTTTGCTTACTATGAGCGACGACATTCGCGTTATCCTTATCAAGATATGCGACCGTCTGCATAACATGCGTACGCTCGCTTCTCAGCCTGCCAGCAAACAATATAAGATTGCAGGTGAAACGCTCTATATCTATGCACCACTTGCAAACCGATTGGGACTTAATAAGATTAAGACTGAGTTAGAAGACCTTAGCTTCCGATACGAACATCCTGATGCTTATGCTTCTATTGAGAAGAAACTCGCTTCAACACAGGCGCAGCGTGACACCCTCTTTGAACAGTTCACAGCACCTATCCGTGCCGAACTTGACAAGATGGGCTTTGAATATGAACTTAAAGCACGTGTAAAGAGTCCTTATTCTATTTGGAATAAGATGCAGAACAAACACGTCACTTTTGAAGAAATATACGATATCCTTGCCGTACGTATCATCTATAAACCGAAGTCACCTGATGAGGAAATCAACAACTGTTTCCAAATTTATGTGGCTATCAGTCAGATTTATAAGAGTCATCCTGATCGTCTGCGCGACTGGGTGAACCATCCTAAGGCTAATGGTTATCAGGCATTGCACGTAACTCTCATATCTGCTAAGGGCCGTTGGATTGAGGTTCAGATACGTTCTGAACACATGAACGAATTAGCTGAACAGGGCTTTGCTGCACATTGGAAATATAAGGATGGCGGTGAGATTACTGAGGATGAAGGCGAATTGAACGAGTGGCTCAGTACGATAAAAGAGATTCTCGACGACCCACAGCCAGATGCTATGGACTTTCTCGATGCTATCAAACTCAACCTCTTTGCCTCTGAAATCTTTGTATTTACACCAAAGGGAGAGATTAAGACAATGCCTGCAGGCTGTACAGCACTCGACTTTGCTTTCCAAATCCATACCTTCCTTGGTAGCCACTGTATCGGTGCAAAGGTCAACCATAAGCTTGTCCCATTGAGCCATAAACTCAATAGTGGTGACCAAGTAGAAATCCTGACTTCGATGTCGCAACACGTCAATCCATCATGGATTAACTTTGTGTCTACAGCGAAGGCGAAGGCAAAGATACAAGCTATCTTGCGACGTGAGAGCCGTGAGTTACAGAAGGCAGGTGAAGAGCAGCTATCGAAGTGGCTAAAGGCACACGACCTTGAAATGACGACTGCCACCTTAGATAAGCTTTGCGAGCTGCACGACCTACACAAGCATGACAGCCTTTTCCTTGCCGTTGGTGATAAGACCGTAATCCTTGGCGATACCGACTTAAACGAACTTCGTGGGAAATCAAAGTCAGAAAAGACTGTTACCTCACGTGGCTGGCGTCGTTATGTTCCTTTCTTAAAGTCAAATGGCAAGAAGACGACAGAGTCTGTAGAGGCTAAGGACACAGAGAATACTGAAGGCTTAATCGTTGTAACGAAAGAACTCAACAGAAAGAAGCCTATCTTCATTAACGAAGAAAACATACATCGCTATCTCTTCCCACACTGCTGCCATGCTATCCCTGGTGATGACATCCTCGGATATATTGACAACAAGAACCACATCGAGATTCATAAACGTGCCTGCCCTGTAGCTGCAAAGTTGAAAGCAAGCTACGGCGGTAGAATCTTAGATGCCAAATGGGATATGCACCGTCGATTGTTCTTCGATGCAACGATTGAGATTCGCGGTATTGACCGTAGTGGTATGCTGCACGACATCTCTGATGTCCTCTCCGACCAGTTAGGTATTAATATCCGTAAGATAACGATTTCCAGCGATAATGGAATCTTTGAGGGAACGATTGAGATGCAAGTTCACGACCGCAAGGATGTACAGTTTATCGTTGAAAGTATGAAGAATATCAAGGATGTACAAGAGGTTTTAGAGGTCCTTTAG
- a CDS encoding DUF5683 domain-containing protein gives MKMKNRILKGLLIAGMLTSVTVMQAQDLPHDTLKVMYPGDSTVVEIPSSQDKYIEEKAILTPDDEGKLTSVLRKDSVGMVKKQGRDWSKWRPNPKRALWLALVIPGAGQVYNRKYWKLPIFYGGFVGCVYAMTWNNQMYHDYAQAYMDIMDNDPTTQSYNNFLHLGATITPANEERYKNIFKQRKDRYRRWRDLSIFTTIAVYALSVIDAYVDASLSDFDISDDLSLHIAPTVISNKSIATPNNPFRSSAIGIGCSLTF, from the coding sequence ATGAAGATGAAGAATAGAATCCTCAAAGGACTGTTGATAGCCGGAATGCTCACCAGTGTTACGGTCATGCAGGCACAAGATCTGCCCCATGACACGTTAAAGGTTATGTATCCAGGCGACTCTACGGTCGTTGAGATACCGAGTTCGCAGGATAAATATATAGAAGAGAAGGCAATCCTCACACCAGATGATGAGGGAAAACTCACTTCTGTTCTGCGAAAGGATAGTGTCGGCATGGTGAAGAAACAGGGACGAGACTGGTCTAAGTGGCGCCCTAATCCTAAGCGTGCTTTGTGGCTTGCACTCGTCATCCCTGGTGCTGGACAGGTCTACAACCGTAAGTACTGGAAACTACCAATCTTCTACGGAGGCTTTGTTGGCTGCGTTTATGCCATGACATGGAACAACCAGATGTACCATGATTATGCGCAGGCTTATATGGACATCATGGATAATGACCCAACAACGCAGAGTTATAATAACTTCCTACACCTCGGAGCTACGATTACCCCTGCCAATGAAGAGCGTTATAAGAACATCTTCAAACAGCGCAAGGACCGCTATCGTAGATGGCGTGACCTAAGTATCTTTACTACTATTGCAGTTTATGCCTTATCAGTTATTGATGCTTACGTAGACGCTTCCTTATCCGACTTTGACATATCAGATGACCTCTCACTGCATATTGCACCAACGGTCATATCAAATAAGAGTATCGCTACACCTAACAATCCTTTCCGTTCATCGGCAATAGGTATTGGATGTAGTCTGACATTCTAA
- a CDS encoding lytic transglycosylase domain-containing protein — MSRKRYIVSFLITMGATCGIYAQQQTVVDSRGKAVSVMIPDASETMAGYVDVDYVDDKFYNSGIQTGFENTPSTNATEPENSMEVIDRKIRNLSNVMTMTCNEEVKKYIDRYTKAGRQSTSYLLGRARYYNPIFEEALRFYGLPLELKYLPVIESGLNPNATSRVGAAGLWQFMATTGKQYDLQIDSYIDERRDPEKSSYAAARMLSDLYKRFGDWTLALAAYNCGPGRVSSAITKAGGGADFWAVYQHLPKETRGYVPAFIAANYVMNYYADYNITPLSTGLPNCCDTIIIEKDVTLAKIANVLGMNVDDLKVLNPQYRQGFIKAFATNGVAKLRLPSEMIEKFKGYKDLIYQNETPNEEPSMTIAATNTSQGTMPY; from the coding sequence ATGAGTAGAAAGAGATATATAGTTTCCTTCCTTATTACAATGGGAGCAACCTGCGGAATCTATGCACAACAGCAAACTGTCGTTGATAGCCGTGGTAAAGCTGTGAGTGTGATGATTCCTGATGCATCAGAAACGATGGCAGGATATGTTGATGTAGACTATGTAGATGACAAGTTCTATAATAGTGGCATACAAACAGGGTTCGAAAACACACCCTCTACAAACGCAACAGAGCCAGAAAACAGTATGGAAGTCATCGATCGTAAGATACGCAATCTATCGAATGTGATGACAATGACCTGTAATGAGGAAGTTAAGAAATATATCGATCGCTACACAAAGGCAGGACGCCAATCAACTTCTTATCTCTTAGGACGTGCACGTTATTACAACCCTATCTTTGAAGAAGCACTGCGTTTCTATGGTTTACCATTAGAGCTGAAGTATCTTCCTGTGATAGAGTCGGGCTTAAACCCTAATGCTACCTCACGTGTGGGAGCAGCAGGACTATGGCAATTCATGGCAACAACCGGTAAACAATATGACCTTCAGATTGACAGTTATATTGATGAACGCCGCGACCCAGAGAAGTCTTCCTACGCTGCAGCACGTATGCTGAGCGACCTTTACAAACGATTTGGCGACTGGACATTGGCACTTGCTGCCTATAACTGTGGACCGGGACGTGTTAGCAGTGCTATCACAAAGGCTGGTGGTGGTGCTGACTTCTGGGCTGTCTATCAGCATTTACCGAAGGAGACACGCGGCTATGTTCCCGCTTTCATCGCAGCAAATTATGTGATGAACTACTATGCTGATTACAACATCACACCTCTGTCAACAGGTCTGCCTAACTGCTGCGACACGATTATTATAGAGAAGGACGTTACACTTGCCAAGATTGCCAACGTATTAGGTATGAATGTGGATGATTTGAAAGTACTTAACCCACAGTATCGACAGGGTTTTATCAAGGCTTTTGCTACCAATGGTGTTGCTAAGCTACGCCTACCTTCTGAAATGATTGAGAAGTTCAAAGGTTACAAAGATCTAATTTACCAAAACGAAACACCAAACGAAGAACCAAGCATGACTATCGCGGCTACTAATACAAGCCAAGGAACCATGCCATACTAA